From a single Tachypleus tridentatus isolate NWPU-2018 chromosome 6, ASM421037v1, whole genome shotgun sequence genomic region:
- the LOC143251662 gene encoding uncharacterized protein LOC143251662: MHKKISKVTGKTPSAKTGCLKFKNGEILMDKKDILNRWSEYIGELYNDNRSPTPHIEIDTEGFPIMPDEVEHAMKKIHKGKAAGPDDIPIELLLALKEVGIQEVTKLLNAIYDTGEIPEDFKKSVFIALPKKPGTTDCEQHRIISLMSHLTKVLLRVLMSRMIYVLRFLILSLDL, translated from the coding sequence ATGCATAAGAAAATTAGTAAAGTGACAGGAAAGACTCCATCAGCAAAAACAGGATGCTTAAAATTTAAGAATGGAGAAATTTTGATGGATAAAAAAGATATACTTAACAGATGGTCAGAATACATTGGGGAACTATATAACGACAACAGAAGCCCAACCCCACACATAGAAATAGACACAGAAGGCTTTCCAATTATGCCTGATGAAGTGGAACATGCAATGAAGAAGATACATAAAGGCAAAGCAGCTGGTCCAGACGACATACCAATTGAACTTTTATTAGCCCTAAAAGAAGTGGGAATCCAGGAAGTGACAAAACTACTGAACGCTATTTATGACACGGGTGAAATACCGGAAGACTTTAAAAAATCAGTCTTTATTGCATTGCCGAAAAAGCCCGGAACAACTGACTGTGAACAGCACAGGATAATTAGTCTAATGAGTCATCTTACCAAGGTTCTTTTAAGAGTGCTCATGTCTAGGATGATATATGTTCTAAGATTTCTGATACTCAGTTTGGATTTATAG